From the Quercus lobata isolate SW786 chromosome 6, ValleyOak3.0 Primary Assembly, whole genome shotgun sequence genome, one window contains:
- the LOC115949597 gene encoding non-specific lipid-transfer protein-like protein At2g13820: MALRGIDMGLALILVSMLWARAAAQSGCTNVLIGMAPCLNYVSGSSSTPSTSCCSQLASVVQSQPQCLCTVLNGGGASLGVTINQTLALGLPAACNVQTPPVSKCNAANGPTTSPVGSPEGSPSDSSTSSSTSGAGSKTVPTTGENSSNGAIIEMPLQLIFLFIFLAAYGSTCSSF, translated from the exons ATGGCCTTAAGAGGGATTGATATGGGTCTAGCCTTGATCCTAGTGAGCATGCTTTGGGCAAGAGCCGCTGCTCAATCAGGTTGCACCAATGTGCTTATTGGCATGGCTCCATGCCTTAACTATGTCAGTGGGAGCTCCTCAACCCCATCTACTTCATGTTGCTCACAACTCGCTAGTGTTGTACAATCACAGCCACAATGCCTTTGCACAGTACTTAATGGTGGTGGTGCATCACTGGGTGTTACAATCAATCAAACACTTGCCCTTGGGCTCCCAGCCGCTTGTAATGTGCAAACTCCACCTGTCAGCAAGTGCAATG CTGCTAATGGACCCACAACATCACCAGTTGGTTCACCAGAAGGCTCACCTAGTGACTCTTCAACTAGCTCATCAACATCAG GAGCTGGATCTAAAACAGTTCCGACGACTGGTGAAAATTCTTCTAATGGCGCTATCATAGAGATGCCCCTTCAGCTCATCTTCCTGTTCATCTTCTTGGCTGCATATGGTTCAACTTGTAGCAGCTTCTGA
- the LOC115994076 gene encoding non-specific lipid-transfer protein-like protein At2g13820 isoform X2, whose protein sequence is MAYTKMEMGLVLVLVTMLWAGASAQSSCTNVIISMSPCLNYITGNTSTPSSGCCSQLASVVRSQPQCLCQVLNGGSSSLGININQTQALALPGACNVQTPPLSSCNAASPSNSPAGSPTSSDSGSGSKTVPSTEGSTSAGSSIKLSISQLFFLICAATVASTFTTY, encoded by the exons ATGGCTTATACAAAAATGGAGATGGGTCTGGTCCTAGTCTTGGTGACTATGCTCTGGGCAGGAGCTTCGGCTCAGTCGAGTTGTACAAATGTGATCATCAGTATGTCACCATGCCTTAACTACATTACTGGCAACACCTCAACCCCATCTTCAGGCTGCTGCTCACAGCTTGCTAGTGTAGTCCGCTCACAACCACAATGCTTGTGCCAAGTCCTTAATGGAGGTAGCTCCTCATTGGGGATCAACATCAACCAAACTCAGGCTCTAGCCTTGCCTGGTGCTTGTAATGTTCAGACCCCACCTCTCAGTAGCTGTAATG CTGCTTCACCATCCAACTCTCCTGCAGGATCACCAACATCTTCGGATTCAG GAAGTGGATCTAAAACCGTGCCATCAACAGAAGGTAGTACATCAGCTGGAAGTTCCATCAAGTTGTCAATTTCTCAACTCTTCTTCCTTATATGTGCAGCAACAGTTGCTTCAACCTTCACAACGTACTGA
- the LOC115994076 gene encoding non-specific lipid-transfer protein-like protein At2g13820 isoform X1: protein MAYTKMEMGLVLVLVTMLWAGASAQSSCTNVIISMSPCLNYITGNTSTPSSGCCSQLASVVRSQPQCLCQVLNGGSSSLGININQTQALALPGACNVQTPPLSSCNAAASPSNSPAGSPTSSDSGSGSKTVPSTEGSTSAGSSIKLSISQLFFLICAATVASTFTTY, encoded by the exons ATGGCTTATACAAAAATGGAGATGGGTCTGGTCCTAGTCTTGGTGACTATGCTCTGGGCAGGAGCTTCGGCTCAGTCGAGTTGTACAAATGTGATCATCAGTATGTCACCATGCCTTAACTACATTACTGGCAACACCTCAACCCCATCTTCAGGCTGCTGCTCACAGCTTGCTAGTGTAGTCCGCTCACAACCACAATGCTTGTGCCAAGTCCTTAATGGAGGTAGCTCCTCATTGGGGATCAACATCAACCAAACTCAGGCTCTAGCCTTGCCTGGTGCTTGTAATGTTCAGACCCCACCTCTCAGTAGCTGTAATG CAGCTGCTTCACCATCCAACTCTCCTGCAGGATCACCAACATCTTCGGATTCAG GAAGTGGATCTAAAACCGTGCCATCAACAGAAGGTAGTACATCAGCTGGAAGTTCCATCAAGTTGTCAATTTCTCAACTCTTCTTCCTTATATGTGCAGCAACAGTTGCTTCAACCTTCACAACGTACTGA